A genomic segment from Glycine max cultivar Williams 82 chromosome 1, Glycine_max_v4.0, whole genome shotgun sequence encodes:
- the LOC100812287 gene encoding ATP-citrate synthase alpha chain protein 1-like → MARKKIREYDSKRLLKEHFKRLSGKELPIKSAQITASTDFTELQEKEPWLSSSKLVVKPDMLFGKRGKSGLVALNLDFAQVVSFVKERLGKEVEMSGCKGPITTFIVEPFIPHNEEFYLNIVSERLGNSISFSECGGIEIEDNWDKVKTAFVPTGVSLTSEIVAPLVATLPLEIKGEIEEFLKVVFTLFQDLDFTFLEMNPFTLVDGKPYPLDMRGELDDTAAFKNFKKWGDIEFPLPFGRVMSATESFIHGLDEKTSASLKFTVLNPKGRIWTMVAGGGASVIYADTVGDLGFASELGNYAEYSGAPKEEEVLQYARVVIDCATANPDDQKRALVIGGGIANFTDVAATFSGIIRALKEKESKLKAARMHIFVRRGGPNYQKGLALMRALGEDIGIPIEVYGPEATMTGICKEAIQFITAAA, encoded by the exons ATGGCGCGTAAGAAGATCAGAGAGTATGACTCAAAGAGGTTGTTGAAGGAGCACTTTAAGAGACTTTCTGGCAAGGAGTTGCCGATCAAGTCTGCACAA ATTACTGCATCAACTGATTTCACTGAGCTACAAGAGAAGGAACCCTGGCTTTCATCTTCTAAATTGGTTGTGAAACCTGACATGTTATTTGGAAAGCGTGGCAAAAGTGGTTTGGTTGCCTTAAATTTGGATTTTGCACAAGTTGTTTCGTTTGTGAAGGAGCGTCTTGGAAAAGAG GTTGAGATGAGTGGATGCAAAGGACCCATAACAACTTTCATTGTCGAACCTTTCATCCCACACAATGAAGAGTTTTACCTTAACATTGTCTCCGAGAGACTTGGGAACAGCATAAGCTTTTCAGAATGTGGAGGAATTGAAATTGAAGACAACTGGGATAAG GTTAAGACTGCATTTGTTCCAACAGGAGTGTCTCTTACGTCAGAAATTGTTGCCCCACTTGTTGCAACCCTTCCCTTGGAG ATCAAGGGAGAAATTGAGGAGTTTCTCAAAGTGGTTTTCACTCTGTTTCAAg acCTGGATTTTACTTTCTTAGAGATGAATCCTTTCACATTGGTTGATGGAAAGCCTTATCCTTTGGATATGAGAGGCGAGCTAGATGACACTGCTGCTTTCAAGAACTTCAAGAA ATGGGGAGACATTGAATTTCCACTGCCATTTGGAAGGGTTATGAGTGCCACCGAGTCTTTCATTCATGGATTAGATGAAAAG ACAAGTGCATCCTTAAAATTCACAGTGTTGAACCCAAAGGGCCGAATTTGGACAATGGTAGCTGGGGGAGGTGCTAGTGTCATTTATGCTGATACG GTAGGAGATCTTGGCTTTGCATCTGAGCTTGGAAACTATGCTGAATACAGTGGTGCACCCAAAGAAGAGGAGGTCTTGCAGTACGCCAGAGTTGTAATTGAT TGTGCAACTGCAAACCCTGATGACCAGAAGAGAGCTCTTGTGATAGGAGGAGGCATAGCCAACTTTACTGATGTTGCTGCCACATTTAGTGGTATAATTCGGGCATTGAAGGAGAAG GAGTCAAAATTGAAAGCAGCAAGGATGCACATCTTTGTGAGGAGAGGGGGTCCCAACTACCAGAAGGGTCTAGCTTTGATGCGAGCGCTTGGAGAGGATATTGGCATCCCCATTGAG GTTTATGGACCTGAAGCCACAATGACTGGTATATGCAAAGAGGCAATACAGTTCATTACTGCTGCCGCTTAA
- the LOC100812287 gene encoding ATP-citrate synthase alpha chain protein 1-like isoform X1 — protein MARKKIREYDSKRLLKEHFKRLSGKELPIKSAQITASTDFTELQEKEPWLSSSKLVVKPDMLFGKRGKSGLVALNLDFAQVVSFVKERLGKEVEMSGCKGPITTFIVEPFIPHNEEFYLNIVSERLGNSISFSECGGIEIEDNWDKVKTAFVPTGVSLTSEIVAPLVATLPLEIKGEIEEFLKVVFTLFQDLDFTFLEMNPFTLVDGKPYPLDMRGELDDTAAFKNFKKWGDIEFPLPFGRVMSATESFIHGLDEKTSASLKFTVLNPKGRIWTMVAGGGASVIYADTVCFSYFNTKFIAKTFVTLSDNICSTIIKQVGDLGFASELGNYAEYSGAPKEEEVLQYARVVIDCATANPDDQKRALVIGGGIANFTDVAATFSGIIRALKEKESKLKAARMHIFVRRGGPNYQKGLALMRALGEDIGIPIEVYGPEATMTGICKEAIQFITAAA, from the exons ATGGCGCGTAAGAAGATCAGAGAGTATGACTCAAAGAGGTTGTTGAAGGAGCACTTTAAGAGACTTTCTGGCAAGGAGTTGCCGATCAAGTCTGCACAA ATTACTGCATCAACTGATTTCACTGAGCTACAAGAGAAGGAACCCTGGCTTTCATCTTCTAAATTGGTTGTGAAACCTGACATGTTATTTGGAAAGCGTGGCAAAAGTGGTTTGGTTGCCTTAAATTTGGATTTTGCACAAGTTGTTTCGTTTGTGAAGGAGCGTCTTGGAAAAGAG GTTGAGATGAGTGGATGCAAAGGACCCATAACAACTTTCATTGTCGAACCTTTCATCCCACACAATGAAGAGTTTTACCTTAACATTGTCTCCGAGAGACTTGGGAACAGCATAAGCTTTTCAGAATGTGGAGGAATTGAAATTGAAGACAACTGGGATAAG GTTAAGACTGCATTTGTTCCAACAGGAGTGTCTCTTACGTCAGAAATTGTTGCCCCACTTGTTGCAACCCTTCCCTTGGAG ATCAAGGGAGAAATTGAGGAGTTTCTCAAAGTGGTTTTCACTCTGTTTCAAg acCTGGATTTTACTTTCTTAGAGATGAATCCTTTCACATTGGTTGATGGAAAGCCTTATCCTTTGGATATGAGAGGCGAGCTAGATGACACTGCTGCTTTCAAGAACTTCAAGAA ATGGGGAGACATTGAATTTCCACTGCCATTTGGAAGGGTTATGAGTGCCACCGAGTCTTTCATTCATGGATTAGATGAAAAG ACAAGTGCATCCTTAAAATTCACAGTGTTGAACCCAAAGGGCCGAATTTGGACAATGGTAGCTGGGGGAGGTGCTAGTGTCATTTATGCTGATACGGTGTgtttctcttattttaacacCAAATTCATAGCTAAAACATTTGTAACATTAAGTGACAACATATGTAGTACAATAATTAAACAGGTAGGAGATCTTGGCTTTGCATCTGAGCTTGGAAACTATGCTGAATACAGTGGTGCACCCAAAGAAGAGGAGGTCTTGCAGTACGCCAGAGTTGTAATTGAT TGTGCAACTGCAAACCCTGATGACCAGAAGAGAGCTCTTGTGATAGGAGGAGGCATAGCCAACTTTACTGATGTTGCTGCCACATTTAGTGGTATAATTCGGGCATTGAAGGAGAAG GAGTCAAAATTGAAAGCAGCAAGGATGCACATCTTTGTGAGGAGAGGGGGTCCCAACTACCAGAAGGGTCTAGCTTTGATGCGAGCGCTTGGAGAGGATATTGGCATCCCCATTGAG GTTTATGGACCTGAAGCCACAATGACTGGTATATGCAAAGAGGCAATACAGTTCATTACTGCTGCCGCTTAA